In Deltaproteobacteria bacterium, one DNA window encodes the following:
- a CDS encoding carboxymuconolactone decarboxylase family protein yields MSDFYQADSIKKLRKLRELKPDLFKAFVEFDTKVFEESALPVKTKELIAVAAAHITQCPYCIDAHVQRAKKAGASDTEIAESVFVAMALRAGGSWAHSCIAMESLEKA; encoded by the coding sequence ATGAGTGACTTCTATCAGGCCGATAGCATCAAGAAACTGCGCAAGCTGCGCGAACTCAAACCCGACTTGTTCAAAGCGTTTGTCGAGTTCGACACCAAGGTTTTCGAAGAAAGCGCGTTACCGGTGAAGACCAAGGAATTGATTGCGGTCGCGGCGGCGCACATCACGCAATGCCCATATTGCATCGACGCGCACGTGCAGCGCGCCAAGAAGGCCGGGGCAAGCGATACGGAGATCGCCGAATCGGTATTCGTGGCGATGGCGCTGCGCGCCGGCGGCTCGTGGGCGCACAGCTGCATCGCGATGGAAAGCTTGGAGAAGGCGTAA